From the genome of Helicobacter pylori:
AAAAATCAAAGATTTTAAGACAAAAAGTAAGGCGGAAAAATTAGAGCAATTGGATATGGAATTAAACGCTTTAAAGCGTTTGTGCGAGTATTTTGAAAAAGGGGGGCTAGAAGAGGGTTTGCTTGCTTTGGCTAGAGAAGTTGAAACGCCGTTTGTGAAAGTTTTAATGGGCATGGAATTTCAAGGCTTTAAGATTGATGCGCCTTATTTCAAGCGATTAGAGCAGGAGTTTAAGAATGAATTGCATGTTTTAGAGCGCCAAATTTTGGATCTAATTGGCGTGGATTTTAACCTCAACTCCCCCAAACAACTCAGCGAGATTTTGTATGAAAAATTAGAGCTTCCTAAAAATAAAAGCCACTCTACCGATGAAAAAAGCTTGTTAAAAATCCTAGACAAGCACCCAAGCATCGCTTTGATTTTAGAATACAGAGAACTGAATAAGCTTTTTAACACTTATACCACCCCCTTATTGCGCCTAAAAGACAAAGACGATAAGATCCATACCACTTTCATCCAAACCGGCACAGCTACCGGGCGTTTAAGCTCGCATTCGCCTAATTTGCAAAATATCCCGGTGCGATCGCCTAAAGGCTTACTCATTCGTAAAGGTTTTATTGCTAGCTCTAAAGAATATTGTTTGCTAGGGGTGGATTATTCGCAGATTGAATTGCGCTTACTAGCCCATTTTAGCCAGGATAAGGATTTAATGGATGCGTTTTTAAAGGGGCGAGACATCCATTTAGAAACTTCTAAGGCGTTGTTTGGTGGAGATCTAGCCAAAGAAAAACGATCCATCGCTAAAAGCATTAATTTTGGGTTGGTGTATGGCATGGGGAGTAAGAAATTGAGCGAAACTTTAAACATCCCTTTAAATGAGGCTAAAAGCTACATAGAAGCGTATTTCAAACGATTCCCTAGCATTAAAGATTATTTAAACCGCATGAAAGAAGAGATTTTAAAAACTTCTAAGGCTTTTACTTTGCTTGGGCGTTATCGGGTGTTTGATTTTACCGGCGCAAATGACTATGTTAAGGGCAATTATTTGCGAGAGGGTGTGAATGCGATTTTTCAAGGGAGCGCGAGTGATTTATTGAAATTAGGCATGCTCAAAGTGAGCGAGCGTTTTAAAAATAACCCTTCGGTGAGGCTGCTTTTGCAAGTGCATGACGAATTGATTTTTGAGATTGAAGAAAAAAACGCCCCAGAGTTGCAGCAAGAAATCCAACGCATTCTTAATGATGAAGTGTATCCTTTGAGGGTGCCGCTAGAAACGAGCGCGTTTGTGGCGAATCGTTGGAATGAACTAAAAGGTTAGTTTTTTAATTGAGTTTAAGAAAAAATATATTATTATTTCTTTATAAGTAATACTTAACCATGTTAAGCTAATATAATATAAAGTGGTTATCAAAAAATAAAGGGAAAAGACTGAATGCTGAAAAGAATTATATTGTTAGGGGCTTTGGGTGTTTTAGCGAGCGCTGAAGAGAGCGCGGCTTTTGTGGGAGTCAATTACCAGGTGAGCATGATACAAAATCAGACTAAAATGGTGAATGACAACGGCTTGCAAAAGCCTTTGATAAAGTTCCCGCCTTACGCAGGAGCGGGTTTTGAAGTGGGCTATAAGCAATTTTTTGGTAAGAAAAAATGGTTTGGCATGCGTTATTATGGGTTTTTTGACTACGCGCACAACCGCTTTGGCGTGATGAAAAAGGGTATCCCGGTGGGCGAGAGCGGGTTTATTTACAATAGTTTTAGTTTTGGAGGGACGACTTTAACCGAAAGGGATTCCTATCAAGGGCAATATTATGTCAATTTATTCACTTATGGCGTGGGGTTGGATACGCTGTGGAATTTTGTGAATAAAGAAAACATGGTTTTTGGTTTTGTGGTGGGGATCCAATTAGCCGGGGATAGTTGGGCAACGAGCATCAGTAAAGAGATCGCTAATTATGTAAAACACCACAGCAATTCCAGTTACAGCCCGGCTAATTTCCAGTTTTTATGGAAATTTGGGATCCGCACCCATATCGCTAAACACAATAGCTTGGAATTAGGGATTAAAGTGCCTACGATCACGCACCGGCTTTTCTCCATCACCAACGAAAAGGGATACACCTTACAGGCTGATGTGCGTAGAGTTTATGCGTTTCAAATCAGTTACTTGAGGGATTTTTAACCCCTTTTTAGATACAATCACACCTAAACTATCCTTTAAAGGTGTGAAATGGCAGATTTAGAGAATTTAGACTGGAAAAATTTAGGCTTTAGCTACATTAAAACGGATTTTCGCTTCATCGCCACTTATAAAAACGGCTCTTGGTCGCATGGCGGATTGGTTAGCGAAAATGTGTTACAACTCAGCGAAGGCTCGCCGGTCCTACACTATGGGCAGGCTTGTTTTGAAGGCTTGAAGGCTTACCGCTCTCAAAAGGGGAAAGCTTTACTCTTTCGCCCTTTAGAAAACGCCAAACGCTTGCAAACTTCATGCGAAAGGCTGCTCATGCCCAAAGTGAGCGAAGAGCTGTTTTTAAGGGCATGCGCTGAAGTAGTCAAAGCGAATCAAAAATGGCTCGCTCCTTACAAAAGCGGGGCGAGTTTGTATTTGCGCCCTTTTGTCATAGGCGTGGGGGATAATTTGGGGGTAAAGCCGGCCAGTGAATACCTTTTTATCGTGTTTTGCGCGCCGGTGGGAGCGTATTTTAAAGGAGGCATAGAAAAAGGGGGGGCTAGGTTTATCACCACGGCGTTTGATAGAGCCGCGCCTAAAGGCACCGGTGGGGTGAAAGTGGGGGGGAATTATGCTGCAAGCCTGTTAGCCCACAAAATGGCCACAGAGCAAGGCTATGATGATTGCATTTATTTAGACCCCACCACGCACACTAAGATTGAAGAAGTGGGAGCGGCGAATTTTTTTGGCATCACGCATGATAACGCCTTTATCACCCCACATTCGCCAAGCATTCTACCAAGCGTTACCAGAAAAAGCTTGATGGTTTTGGCTAAAGAATATTTGAATCTCAAAGTAGAAGAGAGGGAAATCTTAATGGATGAGTTGGGTGCGTTTAAAGAAGCTGGAGCGTGCGGGACAGCCGCAATCATTACGCCCATTAAAGAAATCACGCACAACAACAAGTCTTATTTTTTTGAAGCGCCGGGCCATATTACTAAACAACTCTATGATTTGCTTTTATCCATCCAGCAAGGCGAACAAGAAGCCCCTAAAGATTGGATTTTTGAAGTTGGCTAAAAGGT
Proteins encoded in this window:
- the ilvE gene encoding branched-chain-amino-acid transaminase, with product MADLENLDWKNLGFSYIKTDFRFIATYKNGSWSHGGLVSENVLQLSEGSPVLHYGQACFEGLKAYRSQKGKALLFRPLENAKRLQTSCERLLMPKVSEELFLRACAEVVKANQKWLAPYKSGASLYLRPFVIGVGDNLGVKPASEYLFIVFCAPVGAYFKGGIEKGGARFITTAFDRAAPKGTGGVKVGGNYAASLLAHKMATEQGYDDCIYLDPTTHTKIEEVGAANFFGITHDNAFITPHSPSILPSVTRKSLMVLAKEYLNLKVEEREILMDELGAFKEAGACGTAAIITPIKEITHNNKSYFFEAPGHITKQLYDLLLSIQQGEQEAPKDWIFEVG
- a CDS encoding outer membrane protein; protein product: MLKRIILLGALGVLASAEESAAFVGVNYQVSMIQNQTKMVNDNGLQKPLIKFPPYAGAGFEVGYKQFFGKKKWFGMRYYGFFDYAHNRFGVMKKGIPVGESGFIYNSFSFGGTTLTERDSYQGQYYVNLFTYGVGLDTLWNFVNKENMVFGFVVGIQLAGDSWATSISKEIANYVKHHSNSSYSPANFQFLWKFGIRTHIAKHNSLELGIKVPTITHRLFSITNEKGYTLQADVRRVYAFQISYLRDF